The genomic region CTTCAAAAAATTCTTTATAGCATCGGGTCTCACAGGAGCAATAAGCAGGCCCTCAATTCCGGAATCCAAAGCCTTCTGCAGGACAGAACAGCAGGATTCAGAGGAATACCGGTCAAAAGTAAAAAGGCTGACCCGGCATCCATAGGACTCCAACTCTGCTGCGGCCTTCTGTATTCCCTCAGCCACAAGATGCCAGTAGCCGATGTCCTGGGTCAGATGAGGAATCAGAGCGGCAAAGCTGTGACTCTTTGTCTTCTTTAACCCCCGGGCATGAATATTGGGAGTATACTGGAGCTCCTCCATGACCTGCCTGACTTTTTCGGCTGTTTTTTCGGAGAAGCGGCCTCTTTTATGAATAATACGATCCACCGTTCCGATGGAAACTCCCACGGCTTCAGCGATGTCTTTGATGGTGGGCATTCACTCTCTCCACATTGCGTTATCGTTAACGCATTGTAAACTTAAGGATTCTTTCTTGTCAAATCAAATTTGAAATTGAACAGAGGGTTGCGTATTCCTGATTGACAGAAGGGTGAATCCGGTACTAAAATGCGTTATCGATAACGCACATATTAAATCCAGCAGGATGAGTTGTAAAGGGGAAATTTCATGGATATTAAAAAACAGATTGAGACAGGACAAACCGCACTGGGGATAGAGCTGGGTTCTACAAGAATTAAAGCGGTTCTCATCAACCAGGACAATAAGCCGATCGCCTCGGGCGGACACGACTGGGAAAACTCCCTCATTGATGGAGTCTGGACCTATAACCTGGATGATGTCTGGACGGGTGTTCAGGATTCTTTCAGCAACCTGAAAAAAGATGTTCTGAAAAAGTATGGAGTCTCCCTGAAAAATGTGAAGGCCATCGGATTCAGCGGCATGATGCATGGATATATTGTGGTTGACAAGGAAGACAGACAACTGACTCCCTTCAGGACCTGGCGGAACAATTTCACCAGTGAAGCCTCTGCCCTGCTTACGGATCTTTTTAAATACAATATCCCCCAGAGATGGAGCATTGCTCACCTCTATCAGGCCATCTTGAATAAAGAGAAGCATGTTTCAGAAATAGCTCATCTGACGACCCTGGCAGGCTACATTCATTGGAAACTGACGGATGAGAAAGTCATGGGGGTAGGAGAGGCTTCCGGAATGTTTCCCATTGATCTGGCAACAAAAGAGTTTGATGAAAATCTGATGGACCGTTTCGACACCCTCGTCGGCGACCGGGGATTTAAATGGAAGCTGAAAGAGATCCTCCCCAAGGTTCTTGTTGCAGGAACCAAGGCAGGAAGCCTGACCAAAGAAGGCGCCCTCCTCCTGGATACCAGTGGAGAACTGGCTGCAGGCATTCCTCTCTGTCCTCCCGAAGGAGATGCGGGAACAGGGATGGTGGCAACCAACAGCGTCGCCGTCAGAACAGGAAATGTTTCCGCCGGTACATCCGTGTTTGCCATGCTGGTTCTGGAAAAAGCCCTTTCTAAAGTTCATCCTGAGATCGATATGGTGACCACACCCGACGGTTTCCTTGTAGGCATGGCCCACTCCAATAACTGCACCTCCGATTACGATGCATGGATTTCTCTTCTGGGTGATGCAGCACAGGCCCTGGGTGCAGAAGTTACTGTTCCGGTACTCTACGAT from Oceanispirochaeta sp. harbors:
- a CDS encoding xylulokinase, yielding MDIKKQIETGQTALGIELGSTRIKAVLINQDNKPIASGGHDWENSLIDGVWTYNLDDVWTGVQDSFSNLKKDVLKKYGVSLKNVKAIGFSGMMHGYIVVDKEDRQLTPFRTWRNNFTSEASALLTDLFKYNIPQRWSIAHLYQAILNKEKHVSEIAHLTTLAGYIHWKLTDEKVMGVGEASGMFPIDLATKEFDENLMDRFDTLVGDRGFKWKLKEILPKVLVAGTKAGSLTKEGALLLDTSGELAAGIPLCPPEGDAGTGMVATNSVAVRTGNVSAGTSVFAMLVLEKALSKVHPEIDMVTTPDGFLVGMAHSNNCTSDYDAWISLLGDAAQALGAEVTVPVLYDTLLGLALKADPDCGGLLAYGYISGEHMTGFSEGRPLFARSNDSNFTLPNFIRTHLFTALCALKTGLNILIEDEKVVVDEIRGHGGFFKTAEVGQKIMAAATNTPISILETAGEGGAWGIALLAAFMAQKEKSTLPDFLNDVFKDSMGEAVKPDPSDVKGFNAFFERYHKGLPLEKAAVEYLD